The following nucleotide sequence is from Phycisphaerae bacterium.
AGTTTGTGTACAACCAATTGGAGAACATTCTGGCGAATGAAGCCGAGCGAATTGTGCGAGAGCGCGTCGCGAGCCTGCCAGGCGGCGCCGCGACGCTGACGCCGCTCCTGTCCAGCCGCTTGTCGACCTCCAGCCCGCAGCAACAGTTCGCCAAGATCCTGGCCATGGTCATACCGTTCCTGCTCGTCATCATGACAGTAACGGGGGCGCTGTACCCGGCGATCGACCTCACGGCCGGGGAGCGGGAGCGCGGGACGCTGGAGACGCTGGCGGTGTCACCCGTGCCGGTGGGACAGATCGTGGCCGGAAAGTTCGGAGTGATCGTCACGATCGCCATGTTCAGCACGGCGCTGAATCTCGGCTCGATGACGGCGATGTTCCATTTTGGAAAGCTGGGCGAATTGGCGACATCGCTTCGCCACCCGGGCTCGGCCGTCGAAGAACTCGAAGCTCAAAAGGCGATCGAGCAAACCTCGGCAGGGCAGGCGGAAGGCGTGCTGTCACAGCGTTTTTACCTGGAACAGCGGCGGAAACTGGAACAGGACGCGGCCCAGCAAAAGGGGTTCATCACGACGGCGGCCCCGATCGTGCTTTTGGCGATGTTACCGTTCGCGGTGCTGGCCAGCGGAATCATGTTGGCGACGTGCAGCTTCGCGCGGACCTTCAAGGAAGCGCAGAACTACATGATGCCGGTCATCATGGCGTTTCTCATCCCGGCGATGGTCGTGTCCTACATGCCCACGACCCGGCTCGAAGGTCTGGTGCTGGTCATTCCGGTGGCGAATATAGTGGTGCTGATTCGCGAGTTGTTCCTGGGGAACTACCAGCCCGCGGCCATGGCCATTTGCCTGTTATCCACCGCGCTCTATGCGGCGGCTGCGGTGGCAGCGGCGGCCAAGCTCTACGGCCACGAGGCGGTGCTATTTGCCGATGTAGGCAGCTACAAGACTCTGCTGCGGCGGCGGTTTATTCGACCGCAGTTTTATCCGCCGGCAGCGCTGGCGGTGGTCCTGGTGGCGCTCATCTTCCCGCTGAACTTTTATTGGCAAAGTTATTTCATCGATGTCGATGTGTCGGCGCTTCGGCTAAAGGTCGTCCTGGCGGCGTCGCAGGTGCTCTTGTTGGCGGGGCCGGCGTTTTTTGTGGCATGGTATCTGAAGCTCAATATACGCAAGACGTTCGCACTCCAGCCGCCGGGCGCCTTCTCCCTGATCGGTGCGATGTTGCTGGCCATTTCGATCGTGCCCGTCGCAAACTTCCTGCGACAGGTCCAGTTCATGTTCTACCCGCCGCAGGCGGACGATCTGGTCCGACTGGGTGAAACGCTGCTTTCGGGTTCGCTGTTCTGGGTGCTCTTGGTGTTCGCCATCCTTCCGGGAATCTGCGAGGAATTGTTATTCCGGGGATTTCTGCTGTCGGGGCTGCGCGATCTGCGGCCGTGGCGAGCGGCGCTGATCGTCGGCGTATTCTTCGGGCTGTTTCACATGCAGATCGACAAGATTCCCGTGCATACCTTGCTCGGCGTGCTTTTGGCGGTGGTCGTCCTGCGTAACGGATCAATCTACCTGGCGATGTTGATTCACATGGCGAACAATGGCCTGGCGTTGGCGTCAACGCGCCTGCCTGCGCTGCATAAGTTTCTGGGGATGGAGGAATTCGAGGCCAATCTGACGGAACCGCAGTTCACCATGCGAACCGCCGCGTTCGTCGCCGTATTCGCCATTGGCCTGGCCATTACCTACCTCGGCCGGCCGGGGAGCACTCTCTTGGAGAGGGTGTCCAAGAATCAATCCGGAGTGATGCACTCTATTTCGGCGTAGCGCGCGCAATCGGCGGGCCGAGCCCGCCCTACTTCCCGTGTTTCGCCGGATCGTACTCCAGCCCGAAGTGCTTCATTTTTTTGTACAGCGTCGTGCGATTGATCTCCAGCATCTCCGCCGTCGTCTGGCGGTTCCAGTCGTTCACGCGGAGCGCCGCCTCGATGATCTTCTTTTCAGGCTCTTCCAGCGCGGCCTTGAGCGACTGCGGCTTGTAGTTCGTCGGCGTCGTCAGACCCGTGGCCGGTTGGGCCTCCAGGATTGTCGGCGGCAGGTCGTCGACCGTGATGTGGCGGCCCTTGCAGAGGACGACGCTGCGCTCGACGGCGTTCTCCAGCTCGCGGACGTTGCCCGGCCAGTGGTAGCGCTGGAGGGCGTCCATCGCCGCCTGCTCGAATCCGAGGATCTGCCGCTTGTTCTCCGCGCAGTACTTCTTGAGAAAATGATCGGCCAGGAGCGGAATGTCGCCGAGCCGCTCGACCAGCGACGGCATTGGCAGCGTCAACACGTTGATGCGATAGTAAAGGTCCTGTCGAAACCGGCCGGCCTCCACTTCGCGCTTCAGATCGACATTGGACGCGAGGATCACGCGGACATCGGCCGTCAGCGTTTCATTGGAACCGACCGGCTCGAAGCGCTTTTCCTGAAGCACGCGCAGGAGCTTGACCTGAAAGGCGGGGGAGGCCGAGTTGATCTCATCGAGAAAGAGCGTCCCGCCCTCGGCCGCCCGGAATTTGCCTTCCTTGTTGGAAACAGCTCCGGTAAACGCCCCTTTTGCGTGGCCGAACAACTCGGACTCCAGAAGCGTCTCCGGCAGTGCTCCGCACGATACTTCGATGAACGGTTGGTCGCGGCGATCGCTGCGATGATGGATCGCTCGGGCGACGAGGCTTTTGCCGGTACCCGATTCTCCGGAGATCAGCACCGTGGTCCTGCTCTCCGCGACCGATTGAATCAAATCGAAGACCTTGAGCATCTTATAGTCGTGGCCGACCACGCTATCGAGCGAGTAGCGAAGATCAAGCTGCTCGCGGAGCGTGCGATTTTCGCGAAGTAGCGACTGTTGTTGCATCGCCCGTTGCACGACGAGGCGGATTTCGTCGTCGCCGAGCGGCTTCGTCAGATAGTCGTAGGCCCCCATCTTGATCGCTTCCACGGCCGACTCGATCGTCCCGTAGCCGGTAATGACGATGGGGACGATGTCCGGATGGCGATCGTGCAGCGTGCGGAGCAGCTCGAAGCCGTCCGCCTGCGGCATGTTCACGTCGGTGATGACGAGGTGATACGTCTGCTTGCCGATAGCCGCAATCGCGGCGGCCACCGATCCGACCGCGTCAGTCTCGTAGCCTTCGAGCCGCAGGAACTCACTGAGCGAGTCGAGGATAATGCTGTCATCATCGACGAGGAGGATGCGACCGCGCGCGGCAGGCGATTCCGGCGCGTCGGCGGCTTTGCGGGAACTAACGATCGAAGGTTTGACGGGGGCCGTTGATTCAGTCACAGCGAGTTACTCCTTTGTTTGCGCCGGCCACGCTCGGGTCGGCGCTCAGTTCATTCGGTCGGTCGCGTAGCTTTCCGAGCGGCACCGCCGCGCAACTGCGGATGGGAATGCGGACAGTCATAGTCGTGCCGGTCGGTTGACGGCGCTGAGCAGTGATCGTGCCCGAGTATTTTTCGATTAATTCCTTGCAAACGGCGAGACCGAGCCCGGTTCCCTGGCCCACGGGCTTGGTCGTGTAAAAGGGATCGAAGATCCGCTCGGCGTCGGCGGGAAGCCCCACGCCGGTGTCCTCCACTATCACCATCACGTCCGCTGCATCGAGCCGCGTCGTGAGTGTCAGCGTGCCGCCGGTCGGCATGGCCTCGATGGCGTTCTTGATCAAGTTGCAAAAAATCTGAAAAAGGTTGCTGCCCCGGACAACGGGCATATCCGCCTGATGGAAATTGCACACGACGGTGATGTCTGCCTGGCGAGCGCGACCTTCCATGGCGCTGAGGGCGTCCTCCACAATCTTGTTGATGGTCGCCTGCTCGAAGGAACCCGGCGTACTTCGAGAAAACTCCAGCAGATCGCGAATGATCTCGCCCATGCGCAGGAGCCCGGAGCGGACCTGCTCGAGGTAGTGGGAGACTTTGGAATCAGCCGGCGGATCGGCAGACTGACGCATCGCCAGGTTCGTGTACCGGAGAATTCCGTCAAGCGGGTTGTTGAGTTCGTGGGCGACTCGGGCGGCGAGCTTGCCCACGGCGGCAAGACGCTCGGAAACCGCCAGCCGGCGCTCCATGCCGATGTGCGCGGTCACGTCCTCGGCGACGAGCAGGCCCCCGATCGTCGGTCCGCCGCCGGGACCGCGAAGCGGGTGGATCAGCAGATGGAAATAAGACTCCGCTTCAACGCCATCCCGGCGAATCGTGACATCGACGCGGCGGGGTACCCGCATGTCGATGACCTTGCGGAGTTCCGCCGCCCAATCTTCGTAACGACTTTCGACGGTCAGGGCCGTCAGGGCCCGCGAAAGGTCCGAGCCGCCGGGAATCAGGTCCGTGGCGGCCTGGTTGCGGAGGACGATTTCCAACCGGTCGTCAAAAGCGAGGATGGCCATGGGAAGGGATTCGAAGGCAGCCTGGCAGAGGTCGCTGGAATGCCCCAATTTCCCTCCGCCGGACCGACTTGTCCTTGTCTGCGTCTTTGACATTTGGCCTGTAAACCCCGCCGTTTTCCCCAAGCAGTATCGGTGCGCTGGGACGCGAATCAAGCCAAATGTTGCTTTTCTGCATCATGCCGCTGTTATCCGGGCCTGTTTGAGTTGCTTTCGGACTCGGCAAATCGGCCCCGGGGCCACTTCCTGGCTGCAACTGGCGGTGCCCACGAGCGTTATGCACGGTGGGAATGATGCGCTCGAAGACTGGTACCGACCCTTGGAGGTCAGGTCAGCGGCCCTCGTTGCCGCGATCGGCGGCATCCCATAGCATGAGACTGCTAATCGCATGCTGGGGAATCGCCTGCGGCCAAGTCAGAAGGGAGAGCTTGCTGCCATGATCGTCGGATGCGTGAAGGAGATCAAGTCGGACGAGTATCGCGTGGGGCTCATCCCCTCCGGCGCCGCCGAATTGGTCAAGGCCGGGCACAAAGTCCTCATTGAAAACGAGGCGGGAGCGGGATCGGGATTTGCCAATTCGGAATACGAAGCGGCTGGCGCTCGGATCGTTGATGCAGCCAGGGAGGTCTTCGCCCAGTCCGAGATGATCATCAAGGTCAAAGAGCCGCAACGATCCGAGTGCGAGATGCTTCGCGAGGGACAGGTCTGTTTCACCTATTTCCATTTCGCCGCCGATCGCGGCCTGACCGAGGGCGTCCTCAAGAGCCGCTGCATCGCCATCGCCTATGAGACGGTTCGCGACAAGGCGGGGCGACTGCCCCTGTTGACGCCGATGAGCGAGGTCGCGGGCAAGATGAGTGTCCAGGAGGGGGCGAAGTACCTCGAAAAGCCCATGATGGGTCGCGGCATTCTTCTCGG
It contains:
- a CDS encoding ABC transporter permease subunit/CPBP intramembrane protease, with the translated sequence MMKDYRRVWVVYKKELVETLRDRRTLMAMVLVPIVLYPVLMIIIVQALKVETDRRQAERYSICVPTEAHREWLEIVLRREDAQRASWEETKKNGNLDAGESDAMDELRARLHAWQVDVVVLGTGQSLWDAVANQNYHAGLILEPPPDPAHLSNGINRIAQIIHSDTDPRSEFVYNQLENILANEAERIVRERVASLPGGAATLTPLLSSRLSTSSPQQQFAKILAMVIPFLLVIMTVTGALYPAIDLTAGERERGTLETLAVSPVPVGQIVAGKFGVIVTIAMFSTALNLGSMTAMFHFGKLGELATSLRHPGSAVEELEAQKAIEQTSAGQAEGVLSQRFYLEQRRKLEQDAAQQKGFITTAAPIVLLAMLPFAVLASGIMLATCSFARTFKEAQNYMMPVIMAFLIPAMVVSYMPTTRLEGLVLVIPVANIVVLIRELFLGNYQPAAMAICLLSTALYAAAAVAAAAKLYGHEAVLFADVGSYKTLLRRRFIRPQFYPPAALAVVLVALIFPLNFYWQSYFIDVDVSALRLKVVLAASQVLLLAGPAFFVAWYLKLNIRKTFALQPPGAFSLIGAMLLAISIVPVANFLRQVQFMFYPPQADDLVRLGETLLSGSLFWVLLVFAILPGICEELLFRGFLLSGLRDLRPWRAALIVGVFFGLFHMQIDKIPVHTLLGVLLAVVVLRNGSIYLAMLIHMANNGLALASTRLPALHKFLGMEEFEANLTEPQFTMRTAAFVAVFAIGLAITYLGRPGSTLLERVSKNQSGVMHSISA
- a CDS encoding sigma-54 dependent transcriptional regulator, which produces MVSSRKAADAPESPAARGRILLVDDDSIILDSLSEFLRLEGYETDAVGSVAAAIAAIGKQTYHLVITDVNMPQADGFELLRTLHDRHPDIVPIVITGYGTIESAVEAIKMGAYDYLTKPLGDDEIRLVVQRAMQQQSLLRENRTLREQLDLRYSLDSVVGHDYKMLKVFDLIQSVAESRTTVLISGESGTGKSLVARAIHHRSDRRDQPFIEVSCGALPETLLESELFGHAKGAFTGAVSNKEGKFRAAEGGTLFLDEINSASPAFQVKLLRVLQEKRFEPVGSNETLTADVRVILASNVDLKREVEAGRFRQDLYYRINVLTLPMPSLVERLGDIPLLADHFLKKYCAENKRQILGFEQAAMDALQRYHWPGNVRELENAVERSVVLCKGRHITVDDLPPTILEAQPATGLTTPTNYKPQSLKAALEEPEKKIIEAALRVNDWNRQTTAEMLEINRTTLYKKMKHFGLEYDPAKHGK
- a CDS encoding ATP-binding protein yields the protein MSKTQTRTSRSGGGKLGHSSDLCQAAFESLPMAILAFDDRLEIVLRNQAATDLIPGGSDLSRALTALTVESRYEDWAAELRKVIDMRVPRRVDVTIRRDGVEAESYFHLLIHPLRGPGGGPTIGGLLVAEDVTAHIGMERRLAVSERLAAVGKLAARVAHELNNPLDGILRYTNLAMRQSADPPADSKVSHYLEQVRSGLLRMGEIIRDLLEFSRSTPGSFEQATINKIVEDALSAMEGRARQADITVVCNFHQADMPVVRGSNLFQIFCNLIKNAIEAMPTGGTLTLTTRLDAADVMVIVEDTGVGLPADAERIFDPFYTTKPVGQGTGLGLAVCKELIEKYSGTITAQRRQPTGTTMTVRIPIRSCAAVPLGKLRDRPNELSADPSVAGANKGVTRCD